One genomic region from Cataglyphis hispanica isolate Lineage 1 chromosome 11, ULB_Chis1_1.0, whole genome shotgun sequence encodes:
- the LOC126853181 gene encoding 60S ribosomal protein L14: protein MPFQRFVQSGRVAYVSDGPYQGKLVTIVDIIDQNRVLVDGPSTGVPRCEMRLNELHLTKFRLRFPFSGSTRVVRKVWEAANINELWKQTMWSRKVEAKKKRAALCDFDRFKLRKARQIRNKLRTDAFYRLKKKTKKVKTGDAAKKSTKKAAKK, encoded by the exons ATG cCGTTTCAGAGATTCGTGCAGTCAGGCCGTGTGGCCTATGTGAGCGATGGACCTTACCAAGGCAAATTGGTCACCATTGTTGATATTATCGATCAGAATCga GTTCTGGTCGATGGCCCATCGACAGGTGTACCTCGTTGTGAAATGAGACTTAACGAGCTTCACTTGACGAAATTCCGCTTACGTTTTCCATTCTCTGGATCCACTCGTGTTGTACGTAAAGTATGGGAAGCAGCTAATATCAACGAATTATGGAAACAAACAATGTGGTCTAGAAAGGTTGAAGCTAAAAAGaag CGTGCGGCACTTTGTGATTTTGATCGTTTCAAGTTGCGTAAAGCAAGGCAGATAAGGAATAAGTTGCGGACAGACGCGTTTtacagattaaaaaagaaaaccaaGAAGGTTAAAACTGGCGATGCAGCAAAGAAGAGTACGAAAAAAGCtgcgaaaaaataa